In Chloracidobacterium sp., one genomic interval encodes:
- a CDS encoding rhodanese-like domain-containing protein encodes MYRIAKLRAVFVVALMSLAFAACTATPPHTSDTTSGLQTGVSEMTPKEALPYVQAAYSQFIDVRTVEEYAEGHAARTRNIPLDTLAANLDMIEKNEPVFLICRSGVRSLAAAKILVDNGFPQAISVSGGTNEWKAEGLPMGE; translated from the coding sequence ATGTACAGGATCGCCAAATTGAGAGCAGTATTTGTGGTTGCGTTGATGAGCCTTGCCTTTGCGGCTTGTACGGCGACACCGCCGCACACATCAGACACAACATCCGGCTTACAAACCGGTGTCAGCGAGATGACACCGAAAGAGGCTCTGCCGTATGTTCAGGCCGCATATTCGCAGTTCATCGATGTCCGCACCGTTGAGGAGTATGCTGAGGGACACGCCGCTCGTACGAGAAATATCCCGCTTGACACGCTTGCCGCAAACCTCGATATGATCGAGAAGAACGAGCCTGTATTCCTGATCTGCCGGAGCGGTGTACGTTCTCTTGCCGCCGCAAAGATCTTGGTTGATAACGGTTTTCCGCAGGCGATAAGCGTTTCGGGCGGAACCAATGAATGGAAGGCAGAGGGGCTGCCGATGGGAGAATAA
- a CDS encoding DUF302 domain-containing protein has product MKREIACGFDEAVERTREALKGEGFGVLSEIRMDEKLKEKLGVDFRKYVILGACNPPLAHQAVGEEIDLGLLLPCNVIVYEADDAAKSVVSVIDAAAMMSVVDNDKLASVAGRVNEKLNRALDAI; this is encoded by the coding sequence ATGAAGCGCGAGATCGCGTGCGGATTTGATGAGGCGGTGGAAAGGACGCGCGAGGCTCTCAAGGGCGAAGGCTTCGGCGTGTTGTCCGAGATCCGAATGGACGAGAAACTCAAGGAGAAGCTCGGCGTGGATTTTCGCAAGTACGTGATCCTCGGGGCGTGCAATCCGCCGCTCGCTCATCAAGCGGTCGGCGAAGAGATCGACCTCGGGCTTCTGCTGCCGTGCAACGTGATCGTTTACGAGGCAGATGACGCCGCGAAGTCTGTCGTTTCCGTGATCGACGCCGCAGCGATGATGTCGGTCGTCGATAACGACAAGCTCGCATCCGTCGCAGGCCGGGTGAACGAAAAGCTCAACCGGGCACTCGACGCTATCTAG
- a CDS encoding class I SAM-dependent methyltransferase, producing the protein MERKAHWENIYAAKAPGGVSWYRRHLETSLSLILGTGLGTDAAVIDIGGGDSTLADDLLENGFGDVTVLDISAGAIAASQKRLGEKAALVKWIEADITEAALEAGRYDVWHDRAAFHFLTDAADRRRYAEQAARAVRTGGQLIVAAFAEDGPEKCSGLDVVRYSSESMPQEFGRSFRLISSTAESHITPFDTTQKFVYCHYQKI; encoded by the coding sequence ATGGAGCGCAAGGCTCATTGGGAAAATATCTACGCCGCAAAAGCGCCCGGCGGTGTCAGTTGGTATCGGCGGCATCTCGAAACTTCACTGAGCCTGATTCTCGGCACAGGCTTGGGTACGGACGCCGCCGTAATTGACATCGGCGGCGGTGATTCCACGCTCGCGGATGACCTGCTTGAGAACGGCTTCGGTGATGTTACCGTGCTTGATATCTCTGCCGGTGCCATTGCGGCCTCGCAAAAGCGGCTTGGCGAAAAGGCCGCTCTTGTAAAGTGGATCGAGGCAGATATTACCGAGGCGGCCCTCGAAGCCGGGCGTTATGACGTCTGGCATGACAGGGCAGCCTTTCATTTCCTTACCGATGCAGCGGATCGGCGGCGATACGCCGAGCAAGCCGCCCGAGCGGTACGCACTGGCGGTCAGCTGATCGTGGCGGCGTTTGCGGAAGACGGGCCGGAGAAGTGCAGCGGGCTTGATGTCGTACGTTACAGTTCAGAGTCAATGCCGCAGGAATTCGGCCGCAGCTTCCGGCTGATCTCGTCAACGGCGGAATCTCACATCACGCCATTCGACACCACACAGAAATTCGTTTATTGTCATTATCAAAAAATATGA